In the bacterium genome, GAACCTCGGACTATCGCCGTGAAAGATCTTCCGCGCGAGATTAAGGAAATTGTACTAACTGATGTCTCTCATTACTCTGTTGGACTTCTGCGCATGTATGCGGACGGAGCACAGAAGATATCACAGTATATCGGATCTGGTACTCTTGTATCCTTGGGCGACAATCTCGCTGTGCTGACAGCCGGTCATGTGATCAAAAACTTTGACGACAAGGGGCGCGGATGGGATCTGTCGGATGAGAAATATGCGGATTTCGTTGGTATGATAATTGCAGATTATGGACATAGATTCGCGATCCCTCGAGAATCTCTCACTTTCCACGGCTACTATAACCTGGAACAATCTCCGACGGGACCTGACTTTGGACTAATCGTTCTTCCACACGGTGGACCTGAACTGGGCCAACTGCGGCGAAGAAAGCTTCTACCGCCTAGATTCGATTGACCTTTTTCACTAGTGCTCAACGTCGTGTGGAGAAGTCGTACAACTTGGCTGTGTTAGTAGGCGCACCGGATGAGACAAGAAGAGTCAATCAGGGAAGCGGCCAGTTCGACAAGGGAGTTAAGCATTGAGTCTGACAGTGGGGTTTGGCGGGTTTCAGAACTATCGGCAATCGAGCAATTTCGATCTCTTGGATTTTGCAGCAGTGAAGGATGAGTGTACGAAGGACCTGTAAACTTCGCTGGTTGTAGCGGCGGCAGCATTTGGGATTTTGAAGTAGAGATGTCACCAGAGGGTAGAATTGTCTCGAAACGTCCCATTCTAGTTGGCTTACCATTCTACGAAAGGCCAGATTCGGTTGAGGAAGCACCATCATTGCGCATGGTCGGTAACAATCTATCGCGAGCCTGAAGCTCCTTGCGTAAAGTAGCTGGGTCGCCCAAAGCTACAGTTTGTTGCATGAATCACCCACAACTTATTATGAACGAAAATCGCAGAATCGAACTTGCGGAACCACCTCTTCGCGTCGGATGTCGGGAATGTCGTTTTCAAATGTTGCGGCTTGCGAATCCCGACAAAGGCGGGACCTACCGCCGAGCCCCTGCTGTGCATTCATGTCAAATCCCTTTCCGGGCATGCAAACAAGCCCCCTACTATGCATTCATTTCAAATCCCTATCTGGACTTGCAGACCAAGCCCCTACTATGCATTCATTTCAAATCCCTTTCTGGACTTGCAAACCCGAGCCCCTACAACGATGATGACCGTTCTTACTATGATTCCCGCCCGTCCGATCCGCCTGCGCTTGTTCGCCAACCACGAATTTGCGATTGACGACCATATTATCTATTATATTTTGCGTTTATGGAAAAAGGTGCCAATCGTCGTCGAAAGTCAATCCGACTGGAGGGCTTTGACTACTCACAAGGTAATTTCTATTTCGTGACAATCTGCGTCCGGAACAAACAGCACTTGCTCGTTCGATAGCCAACCAAACAATGGTCTTGAACCGTCTCGGCGAGCTTGTCGTCCACGTCGCTGGAAGACACAGAACGACATTTCCAATCCGTTACCGTCGACACCTATTCCCCCTAATGCCGAATCACATCCACCCTGATCATTGCCCTCTCCGACATTGCCGGCAGACGGGGCTCGGTCTGCGAGTCCTCGTCCAGACCACCCACTTCCGACAGTAGGGGCCCGGTTTGCGAGTCCTCGTCCAAATCACCCCCCCCGACGGTAGGGGCTCGGTCTGCGTGCCCGCGTCGATTCAGACCACACCAACACTCGGACAGGTCGTCGCCTACTTCAAATTTATGTCGACGAAGTTCACCGGTCAATTCCTGAAAGACCCGCAGTTCCGACTCTGGCAACGGAACTATTATGAACACGTCATCCGCAATGAACGACCTACTCGAAACACGGCGCTACATTGTGGACAATCCGTTGCGTTGGGAACTCGATCAGCATTGCGGGCGTTGATTCATCCCGGAATCCCTTTACCCAATCGTCTGGACTTGCAGACCAAGCCCCTACTTTGCATATTTGTCAAATCACAGAGCGTAGGTCCGCGCCCCGTGGTTCGGCATTCTTCAATTCACACTATCACCAACCGCACCCGTCGCAAAGAACTTCGGACTAATCAGACCAATTGTCTTAGTTATCCCCGCATTCCTTCCGATTATGATCCGGCGGTGGCGGTAGTTTGAATGGTCGAGGACCCCAAGTTACCGGAATGCCGTCATTGCAGTCGTTACCGCCCCTGTTGTCGTCATCGTTCCCGCCGTCGAAACGATCGGGGTTATCTGTCTCAACTGGCAGACTTTGGCCGCGTCCATGTTTGGCGTAACAGGTTCGACAACATTTGGGATCATCTCCAAAACCACGTGCAGCGAAGTAAATCTGTGCACCAGCTGTGAAGACGAATTCTGCTTTGCATTCGCTGCAAACAAGAACTCTGTCGCGAAATCCTATTGACTCGCCCATATCGATCTCTGCCTCCCGCTCATTGTGTGGATTTCAAAATATCACTCTTACAGAGTCCGTGGTCAATTGGAATCTTTCCTTCCCTTGAATAGATCCGAGGTCACCAGAGAAGTACACCACCAAACCCGCCACCAAATATGTCCCCGCCCCACCGCTGCGGCTCTACGCCTGGCGGGCCGCGACATTATCTAGTTGGTGAATTCTACTCATTTGGGACCCGCCACCGGCGCCTCGATTAACAATCTGCACTCAATCCTAACCAACGCCGAACAACTTCGCGGCGACCGTTTCGTAGACATAAACAGCGACAATACAAGATGGAGGAGTACATGAAACCGCAGTCACTTTTGTTCTCCGAAATGCTGAAGTGGTCCAAGGTCCAAAGGAAACGGCCGCGTACCTACGAACTCTCGCAAGGTGACAAAGCACTCGCCCACCTCACTTGGCAGAAATTTGGTGGCTCGCAAGCCATCGGCGAATCGCCGGCCGGAAACTACAGTCTCAAGCGCGTCGGATTCTTCGCAACCAGGGTCTCGATTCGCACCACTGACTCGGACTCTGAAATCGGCTACTTCTACCCCGGAATGCTCGGCGGTGGGCGCATCGAAATGCGCGATGGGCGGAACTGGAAAATCAAAGCGACCGGGCTGTTTCAGGCTCGCTATGAAGTCACCGACCAAAATGATCGCCTCGTGCTTAACCTCAAGATCAAGGGTTTCGGCTCCGGCGCGGAGATATTGTTCTCCGAACCGTATCCGGATGAGAAGACCGCTTACATGCTCGCAATAGTCAGCTGGTATGTGTCGATTCTCGCAGGCGAAGATGCCTCGGCGGTTACAGCTATAGTGTGTTGTTCGGGAGCTGTTTTGTGACCAGTGTTGCCCTCAACCAACCACCAGATCTGACTACTTGCCCAACAAAGACTCGCTCAGTATATTATTGCAAACAAACAGTTCAACTTGACCCTTTCTTGCGGAGTCTCTCGTGGATGACATCAATAAACTTCAGGGTACCTGGAACATCGCCTCGCTCGAATTGGAAGGCGTCAAACAACCGGACGGTGCCTTTCACGGCGCACAGATAACGATTAAGAACGACAGCTTTGTTACACTCTCCATGGGATCAACATACAAGGGCACATTCACACTCAACTCTGCGGCAACTCCGAAGACAATCGACATGCACTTTTCGGAAGGTCCCGAAAAAGACAACACTTCACTCGGCATTTATGAAATCGACGGCGACTCGTGGCGACTCTGTTTGACGATGACCTCCAAATCGCGGCCCAAGTCGTTCACAACCTCGCCGGGAAGCGGACACGCACTCGAAACACTTGTGCGAACAGACTCGAGCAGCGCAGCCAAAACAACCAGAGGAAAGGGTGAAGCAGATACCGCCAAAGTTATTCTTGCCGATATCGAATTCGCTCCAGTGCCTGAACTTCAGGGTGAATGGAAGATGGTGTCCGGAACTCGAGATGGGTATCCACTTGAAGCAATGATGGTCAATTCGGCGAAACGTGTGGTGAACGGTTCTGAGACGATCGTTTCATTCGGCGGACAGATGTTTTTGCGTGCCAATGTCAAAGTCGACAAAACCAAGAGCCCCTTTGAAATTGACTATCATAATATTGCCGGCATGGGTGCAGGCAAAATTCAGCACGGAATTTACAAGCTCGAAGACGGATTACTCAGCCTCATCTATGCCTCGCCCGGCGCCGCTCGACCGAAATCGTTCGATACAAAGCAAGGCGATGGATTGACGTACACAATTTGGAAGAAACAACAAGCCGGCTAAGAACTGCCGGTGGAGATTCTTGATTTGTCCGACGATGCAATGAAACAATACTACGCCCGCCGCGCCGACGAGTACGAAGCCATCTATCACAAGCCGGAACGTCAAAGCAATTTGCGTCTGCTTGAATCGCGCATCGCGGAAGTGTTTGCCGGCCGCAAGGTATTGGAGATCGCTTGCGGCACCGGATACTGGACGCAGTTTGCTTCGCGTAGTGCGCTTTCGATCACAGCCACCGATATCAATCCCGAAGTCATCGCCGTCGCCGAAACGAAACAGTATGGCGTCGCGCCAACATTCCTCATTGCAGATGCTTACCGTCCGCAAGAGATCGCCGGCGATTTCGACGCCCTATTATGCGCTTTCTGGTGGTCGCACGTACCGAAACAACAATTGGCGGAGTTCTTGAAGCCACTCAGTCAGAAACTGCCGACCGGTTCTTTGATGGTATTCCTTGATAATCGCTATGTCGAGGGCAGCAGTACGCCTATTGCTCATACCGACGAATCCGGAAATACATTTCAGGATCGCGCGCTCAAAGACGGTACAACTCATCGTGTGTTGAAGAACTTCCCAAGGAGCGAGGAGATCAAGATTGCACTGGCTCGATTCGCCGACGACATTGAAATCACTGAGCTTGAGTATTATTGGCTGGCGAAGTGCCGGTCGACTGGCAAGTAACTGCCTCGACAATTGTCCAAGCTTTCCACCTTGTGCATTTCCCGTTAACAATATTTAACATCAGTACTCTCGTAATCTCGCAACGGTTCGCTGCCAAGGCGCGTAATAGCTATCATATACTCGACCAATGGAGGTTTGATGTTGACTCGCAGTCTGATATGTGCCGCGCTAATGACGCTTGGCTCGTTCGTGATGATAACAGCTAACGGAAACGCACTTCAACTTTCGGAAACGCGTGGCGGGAAGTTGATACAAGATTACATAACCGCGCTTAACTCAGGCGATGAAGCAACCATGCGCGCCTACCTCGAAACCAATGTTGCGCCGGCCGCACTCAAAAATCGGCCGGTCGCACCTCGGCTGGCGATCATGCTCGATCTCCACCAGCGCTGGCAGTCAGCCACTATCAACGAAGTTGCCTCAGCCACCGACACAACAACCACGGCGCTAATCACCACCAAGGCTGGCGACTGGTTTGCCTTTACCATGCTGCATGATCGTAGTGAACCCGCCAAGATGCTGGGAATCCAAATAGAGGATGTCGAACCGCTTTCCACCGTCAAGTTACAACCGTTGACTTCAAAG is a window encoding:
- a CDS encoding zinc-ribbon domain containing protein, with protein sequence MGESIGFRDRVLVCSECKAEFVFTAGAQIYFAARGFGDDPKCCRTCYAKHGRGQSLPVETDNPDRFDGGNDDDNRGGNDCNDGIPVTWGPRPFKLPPPPDHNRKECGDN
- a CDS encoding TIGR03067 domain-containing protein, which codes for MDDINKLQGTWNIASLELEGVKQPDGAFHGAQITIKNDSFVTLSMGSTYKGTFTLNSAATPKTIDMHFSEGPEKDNTSLGIYEIDGDSWRLCLTMTSKSRPKSFTTSPGSGHALETLVRTDSSSAAKTTRGKGEADTAKVILADIEFAPVPELQGEWKMVSGTRDGYPLEAMMVNSAKRVVNGSETIVSFGGQMFLRANVKVDKTKSPFEIDYHNIAGMGAGKIQHGIYKLEDGLLSLIYASPGAARPKSFDTKQGDGLTYTIWKKQQAG
- a CDS encoding methyltransferase domain-containing protein, whose product is MKQYYARRADEYEAIYHKPERQSNLRLLESRIAEVFAGRKVLEIACGTGYWTQFASRSALSITATDINPEVIAVAETKQYGVAPTFLIADAYRPQEIAGDFDALLCAFWWSHVPKQQLAEFLKPLSQKLPTGSLMVFLDNRYVEGSSTPIAHTDESGNTFQDRALKDGTTHRVLKNFPRSEEIKIALARFADDIEITELEYYWLAKCRSTGK